The genome window AAATTTGTATAATCAGGCATCATAAAAAGGACAAATTTTGCAAAAGATAATTTTAGTCGGCAAGCCAAACGTCGGCAAAAGCTCGCTCTTTAACCGCCTAGCCGGCAGACGTATAGCTATCACCAGCGACGTCAGCGGCACGACGCGAGATACAAACAAAACGATTATAGAAATTTATGACAAAAGCTGCGTTTTGATCGACAGCGGCGGACTGGACGATAGTAGCGAGCTCTTTAAAAACGTCAAGGCAAAAACCCTAGCCGAAGCTAGAAGCTCGGATGCCATAATCTTTATGGTCGACGGCAAAATGATGCCTAGCGATGAGGATAAAGCCCTATACTACGCACTTTTAAAGCTAAATTTACCGACCGCGCTCGTAATCAACAAAATAGACAGCAAAAAAGACGAGCTACGAAGCTACGAGTTTGCAAATTTCGGCGCAAAAACGAGCTTTGCTATCTCAGTCAGCCACAACGCGGGCATCGACGAGCTAGCGGACTGGATCTATAAACAGCTAAAAGACGAGATCAAGCCCGACGTCAGCGAGGATCTGGACGAGTTTTTGGAAAATTTCGGCGACGACGGCGAGGTGGTTAGGGAGATATCGGCTCGCGAGGATTATGAACGCAAAAATATCCAAGTAGGCATCATCGGACGCGTAAACGTCGGCAAAAGCTCGTTACTAAACGCGCTCGTAAAGGAGTCCCGCGCGGTCGTGAGCGACATAGCCGGCACGACGATAGATCCGGTAAACGAGACTTTCCTTTATGAGGATAGGGTTTTTGAGTTCGTCGATACCGCGGGCATCAGAAAACGCGGCAAGATAGAAGGGATCGAAAGATACGCGCTAAACCGCACCGAGTCCGCGCTCGAGCTCGCCGACATCGCGCTTTTGGTGCTTGATAGCTCCGAGCCGCTAACCGAGCTTGACGAGCGTATCGCGGGCCTTGCGGCTAAATTTGAGCTCGGCGTCATAATCGTGCTAAACAAATGGGACAAAAGCGAGGAAGATTTTGATAAATTTAGCCGAGAGATCAGGGATAAATTTAAATTTCTAGCCTACGCGCCGATCATCAGCGTTTCGGCTCTGGGCGGCAAAAGAGTGCATAAAATTTACCCGTTGATCTTAGAAGTTTACAAAAACTACACGCAAAAAATCCAAACCGCAAGGCTAAACGAAGCTATCGAAGAGGCGGTAAAAGCGCATCCGATACCGCGCGAAAAGGGCAAAAGCGTGAAAATTTACTACGCGGTGCAGTTTGGTTTCGCACCGCCTAAGATCGCGCTAGTAATGAACCGTCCGCGCGCCCTGCACTTTAGCTACAAACGCTACCTAACAAACAAACTGCGCGAGAAATTCGAGCTATCAGGCACTCCAATCGTGCTAATCCCGAAAAATCGCAGCGGCTCAGACGAGGAAAACGAGGGAAAAAGTGAGTAAAAATTTAGTTTTCATCGGCTTTATGGGCGTTGGCAAAGGTACGGTAGCAAGGCATTTCGCGAAAAAAACGGGCAAGCTGTTTTTAGACACCGACGAACTGATCGAAAGCGAGCAAAATTTAAAAGTCCGAGAAATTTTCGAGACTAAGGGCGAAGAATATTTTAGAAAATGCGAGGCAAAACTCGCTAAAAAGCTAGCTAAAAACGTAAAATCTTCGGTGATCGCTGCTGGCGGCGGCTTTGCAAAGGTTAAAGGCCTTAAAAAAATCGGCAAAATCATCTATCTAAAATCAAGTTTCAAAGCCATTTTAAAGCGAATAGATGAGAGCGGCGAAGCGCAGATGCACTATGCCAAACGTCCGCTTTTAAAGGATTTAAACGCGGCCAAAAAGCTTTTTAACGAGAGAAAAAAGATGTACAAAAGCGTCGCCGATCTCACAATCGACGTCGAAGGCAAAGGACTAGAACAAGTCGCGAAAGAGATTTTAGAAAAAAGGATTAAGTAAAATTTGGGTTGAAATTTGAGCGCAAATTTTAAAATTTGCGGCTTTAAATTTCTATTTTTAAATTTGAGCGGTTTAAATTTAATGCGAAAGCGTTTGACCGTATCGGCGTGAAAATTCGGCGCGGTTCGTATCGCTGAAATTTGAGCGGTAAACGTCAAATTTTAAGCGAGTTAAAAATTTGAGTTCAAATTTGATGGATTTCAAAAGTTTAATGCAACAAAAATAAGCGGCAATATTGTCAAATAGCCGTGCAAATTTTATAAAAACAAAAATAAGGCGCGATATTTTTTCGCTAGACGCGGCAGATTTTGCTTTGCGAATGAGGCGCACTTGCCGTGCATCGCAGTGAAGCGAAGCAAAATCTAACAAAGTAAAGCGGAAAAAGATAAGCCGCAAAAAGGATAAAATTTGAGAGTACTAACGGGTTTGCAACCAAGCGGAAAGCTACACCTAGGCAACTACTTCGCTTCAATCAAACAAATGGTTGAAGCGCAGGGGCAAAACGAGATGTTTATGTTTATCGCAAACTATCACGCCATGACCTCGGTCGCCGACGCGGGGAAACTAAAACAAAACACCTATGAGGCCGCAAGCGCGTTTTTGTCGCTGGGTATCGA of Campylobacter showae contains these proteins:
- the der gene encoding ribosome biogenesis GTPase Der is translated as MQKIILVGKPNVGKSSLFNRLAGRRIAITSDVSGTTRDTNKTIIEIYDKSCVLIDSGGLDDSSELFKNVKAKTLAEARSSDAIIFMVDGKMMPSDEDKALYYALLKLNLPTALVINKIDSKKDELRSYEFANFGAKTSFAISVSHNAGIDELADWIYKQLKDEIKPDVSEDLDEFLENFGDDGEVVREISAREDYERKNIQVGIIGRVNVGKSSLLNALVKESRAVVSDIAGTTIDPVNETFLYEDRVFEFVDTAGIRKRGKIEGIERYALNRTESALELADIALLVLDSSEPLTELDERIAGLAAKFELGVIIVLNKWDKSEEDFDKFSREIRDKFKFLAYAPIISVSALGGKRVHKIYPLILEVYKNYTQKIQTARLNEAIEEAVKAHPIPREKGKSVKIYYAVQFGFAPPKIALVMNRPRALHFSYKRYLTNKLREKFELSGTPIVLIPKNRSGSDEENEGKSE
- a CDS encoding shikimate kinase, yielding MSKNLVFIGFMGVGKGTVARHFAKKTGKLFLDTDELIESEQNLKVREIFETKGEEYFRKCEAKLAKKLAKNVKSSVIAAGGGFAKVKGLKKIGKIIYLKSSFKAILKRIDESGEAQMHYAKRPLLKDLNAAKKLFNERKKMYKSVADLTIDVEGKGLEQVAKEILEKRIK